One genomic region from Oncorhynchus keta strain PuntledgeMale-10-30-2019 unplaced genomic scaffold, Oket_V2 Un_contig_6766_pilon_pilon, whole genome shotgun sequence encodes:
- the LOC118380027 gene encoding group XIIA secretory phospholipase A2-like gives MPTNCNFSSTGAVIMHHNSCIPVFLVSLLSFYGFLSCVSCSKEPETPDWRMTLKTIRNGIHNIDKYLNVALDLFGGQDGLCHYECSDGYKPEPRPGYKPNPPNGCGSPLFGFQFDIGIPSLTKCCNQHDRCYDTCNRDKHDCDDEFQECLETICRRLQKMLGLAQSVQACENTVTLLFEAVMHMGCKPYMDSQRDSCICKFEVKRDL, from the exons ATGCCGACCAATTGCAACTTTTCTAGCACCGGTGCTGTCATCATGCATCATAACAGTTGTATCCCGGTTTTTCTCGTTAGCTTACTATCTTTCTATGGATTTCTGAGCTGTGTGTCATGTAGTAAGGAACCTGAAACACCGGACTGGCGGATGACTTTAAAAACCATTCGCAATGGGATCCATAACATTGACAAATACCTCAACGTTGCTCTGGACTTATTTGGAGGACAAGATGGACTGTGTCACTATGAATGCAGCGATG GTTACAAACCAGAACCCCGGCCTGGTTACAAACCAAACCCACCCAATGGATGTGGGTCACCCCTGTTCGGATTCCAG TTTGACATCGGCATCCCGTCCTTGACCAAGTGCTGTAACCAGCACGACCGTTGCTATGACACCTGTAACCGTGATAAACACGACTGTGACGATGAGTTCCAGGAATGCCTGGAGACCATCTGTAGGAGATTACAGAAGATGTTGGGACTGGCCCAGAGTGTCCAAG CGTGTGAGAATACTGTGACCCTGCTGTTTGAGGCTGTCATGCACATGGGGTGTAAACCTTATATGGACAGCCAGAGAGACTCCTGCATATGCAAATTTGAAGTCAAGAGGGATCTATGA
- the dnajb14 gene encoding dnaJ homolog subfamily B member 14 isoform X2 yields the protein MLEALLDTLTRNGSSAGNGTHCRQRTTDSSSESTKARAGGQDQEAGGGEPSTKGFTKDQVEGVQRIKRCKDYYEVLGTSKEANEEELKKAYRKLALKFHPDKNQAPGATEAFKKIGNAYAVLSNPDKRKQYDLTGAEEPTSPGHAHSQGFDFHRGFEADITPEDLFNMFFGGGFPSSAAHTFTNGRARYSQQTDQRRERAEERGEGGFSMFIQLIPIVVLILVSILSQLMVSTPPYSLYSRPSTGQTVKRQTENLHVDYYVNRDFKTEYKGSNLQKIEKNVEEDYVSNVRNNCWKERQTKTDLLYAAKVYRDDRLRKKAELMTMDNCKELDRLNDLFRGG from the exons ATGCTTGAAG cCTTGTTGGACACCTTGACGAGGAACGGCAGCTCTGCGGGGAATGGCACGCACTGCAGACAGCGTACTACAGACAGCTCCTCGGAGAGCACCAAGGCCCGGGCTGGTGGGCAGGACCAGGAGGCCGGAGGGGGCGAGCCCAGCACCAAGGGCTTCACCAAGGACCAGGTGGAAGGAGTGCAGAG GATAAAGCGGTGTAAGGACTACTATGAAGTCCTGGGCACCAGCAAGGAGGCCAATGAGGAGGAGCTGAAGAAAGCCTACAGGAAACTAGCACTCAAGTTCCACCCAGACAAAAACCAAGCCCCTGGAGCTACAGAGGCCTTCAAAA AGATCGGCAACGCGTACGCCGTGCTTAGCAACCCAGACAAGAGAAAGCAGTATGACCTCACGGGGGCAGAGGAGCCGACCAGCCCTGGCCACGCCCACAGCCAAGGGTTTGACTTCCACCGGGGCTTCGAGGCCGACATCACTCCCGAGGACCTCTTCAACATGTTCTTCGGAGGAGGATTCCCCTCTT CGGCTGCCCACACGTTCACCAACGGCAGGGCGCGATACAGCCAGCAGACGGACCAAAGgcgggagagagcagaggagaggggagag GGAGGGTTCTCCATGTTTATCCAGCTGATACCCATCGTTGTACTGATCCTGGTGTCCATCTTGAGCCAACTGATGGTGTCTACCCCCCCCTACAGCCTCTACTCCAGACC gtCCACGGGGCAGACGGTGAAACGGCAGACGGAGAACCTGCATGTGGATTACTACGTCAACAGAGACTTCAAGACAGAGTACAAGGGCTCCAATCTGCAGAAGATTGAGAAGAACGTGGAGGAGGACTATGTGTCTAATGTCAGGAACAACtgctggaaggagaggcagacgA aAACAGACTTGCTGTATGCTGCTAAGGTCTACAGGGACGACCGCCTGCGTAAGAAGGCTGAGCTGATGACCATGGATAACTGCAAGGAGCTGGACAGACTAAATGACCTGTTCAGAGGGGGCTGA
- the dnajb14 gene encoding dnaJ homolog subfamily B member 14 isoform X1 translates to MEGNRDEAEKCINIATKALEAGDKDKAVKFLNKAEKLFPTYKAKALLDTLTRNGSSAGNGTHCRQRTTDSSSESTKARAGGQDQEAGGGEPSTKGFTKDQVEGVQRIKRCKDYYEVLGTSKEANEEELKKAYRKLALKFHPDKNQAPGATEAFKKIGNAYAVLSNPDKRKQYDLTGAEEPTSPGHAHSQGFDFHRGFEADITPEDLFNMFFGGGFPSSAAHTFTNGRARYSQQTDQRRERAEERGEGGFSMFIQLIPIVVLILVSILSQLMVSTPPYSLYSRPSTGQTVKRQTENLHVDYYVNRDFKTEYKGSNLQKIEKNVEEDYVSNVRNNCWKERQTKTDLLYAAKVYRDDRLRKKAELMTMDNCKELDRLNDLFRGG, encoded by the exons ATGGAAGGGAACAGAGACGAAGCAGAAAAATGTATAAATATAGCCACTAAAGCTCTTGAAGCAGGAGACAAAGACAAGGCGGTGAAATTCTTAAACAAAGCAGAGAAGCTCTTTCCAACCTACAAAGCGAAAG cCTTGTTGGACACCTTGACGAGGAACGGCAGCTCTGCGGGGAATGGCACGCACTGCAGACAGCGTACTACAGACAGCTCCTCGGAGAGCACCAAGGCCCGGGCTGGTGGGCAGGACCAGGAGGCCGGAGGGGGCGAGCCCAGCACCAAGGGCTTCACCAAGGACCAGGTGGAAGGAGTGCAGAG GATAAAGCGGTGTAAGGACTACTATGAAGTCCTGGGCACCAGCAAGGAGGCCAATGAGGAGGAGCTGAAGAAAGCCTACAGGAAACTAGCACTCAAGTTCCACCCAGACAAAAACCAAGCCCCTGGAGCTACAGAGGCCTTCAAAA AGATCGGCAACGCGTACGCCGTGCTTAGCAACCCAGACAAGAGAAAGCAGTATGACCTCACGGGGGCAGAGGAGCCGACCAGCCCTGGCCACGCCCACAGCCAAGGGTTTGACTTCCACCGGGGCTTCGAGGCCGACATCACTCCCGAGGACCTCTTCAACATGTTCTTCGGAGGAGGATTCCCCTCTT CGGCTGCCCACACGTTCACCAACGGCAGGGCGCGATACAGCCAGCAGACGGACCAAAGgcgggagagagcagaggagaggggagag GGAGGGTTCTCCATGTTTATCCAGCTGATACCCATCGTTGTACTGATCCTGGTGTCCATCTTGAGCCAACTGATGGTGTCTACCCCCCCCTACAGCCTCTACTCCAGACC gtCCACGGGGCAGACGGTGAAACGGCAGACGGAGAACCTGCATGTGGATTACTACGTCAACAGAGACTTCAAGACAGAGTACAAGGGCTCCAATCTGCAGAAGATTGAGAAGAACGTGGAGGAGGACTATGTGTCTAATGTCAGGAACAACtgctggaaggagaggcagacgA aAACAGACTTGCTGTATGCTGCTAAGGTCTACAGGGACGACCGCCTGCGTAAGAAGGCTGAGCTGATGACCATGGATAACTGCAAGGAGCTGGACAGACTAAATGACCTGTTCAGAGGGGGCTGA